Proteins encoded by one window of Pseudorca crassidens isolate mPseCra1 chromosome 3, mPseCra1.hap1, whole genome shotgun sequence:
- the FAM193B gene encoding protein FAM193B isoform X5 — protein sequence MPKLVKNLLGEMPLWVCQSCRKSMEEDERQTGREHAVAISLSHTSCESQSCGGDSHSSSSSSSSSSSSSSSCHGNSGDWDPSSFLSAHKLSGLWNSPHSSGAMPGSSLGSPPSIPGEVFPISEHHRHSDLTAPPNSPTGHHPQPALLIPSHPGSFGSPPHPHLLPTTPAAPFPAQVSECPIAMAAAPHTPGPCQSPHLPSTSMPLLKMPPPFSGCSHPCSGHCSGHCSGPLLPPPSSQQLTSTHSRDPGCKGHKFTHSGLTCQLPQPCEADEGLGEEEDSSSERSSCTSSSTHQRDGKFCDCCYCEFFGHNAPPAAPTSRNYTEIREKLRSRLTRRKEELPMKGGALGGIPGEPAVDHRDVDELLEFINSTEPKVPNSARAAKRARHKLKKKEKEKAQLAAEALKQANRSVSGSRELRPTRERLLEWPDQELDRVNSFLSSRLQEIKNTVKDSICASFSVCELSMNSNGFTKEGAAEPEPQSLAPSNLNGSSEQRPDVNLDLSPLTLGSPQNHMLHAPGEPAPPWAEMRSLHPPWTEVRGPPPGVIPENGLVRRLNTVPNLSRVIWVKTPKPGNPSSEELSVKEVPGCKQELPEPVASGGKPRKGKRQGSQAKKSKVSPAPQSPACLETPSAKGQTPSPKQPSKAPEPPRVDSCAEAGEGSQGTRPGPGWASSPKADKEKGSSWQNWPGEAKAQPLEQESVQPPGPARPQSLPQGKARSRRSRNKQEKSASSLDDVFLPKDMDGVEMDETDREVEYFKRFCLDSAKQTRQKVAVNWTNFSLKKTTPSTAQ from the exons ATGCCAAAGCTCGTCAAGAATCTCCTAGGCGAGATGCCTCTATGGGTCTGCCAGAGTTGCCGAAAGAGCATGGAGGAAGATGAAAGGCAGACAGGTCGAGAACATGCAGTGGCG atCTCCTTGTCACACACATCCTGCGAATCGCAGTCTTGTGGGGGTGACTCTCATTCCTCTTCGTCCTCCTCTTCATCGTCCTCATCCTCGTCGTCCTCCTGCCATGGGAACTCAGGGGACTGGGATCCCAGCTCGTTCCTGTCAGCACATAAGCTCTCGGGCCTCTGGAACTCCCCGCACTCCAGTGGGGCCATGCCAGGCAGCTCTCTTGGGAGTCCTCCTTCCATCCCTG GTGAGGTTTTCCCCATCTCGGAGCACCACCGGCACTCAGACCTCACTGCTCCACCTAACAGCCCCACCGGCCACCACCCCCAGCCAGCGCTGCTGATCCCATCTCACCCCGGATCCTTTGGCTCACCACCCCACCCGCACCTGCTGCCCACCACCCCGGCAGCACCTTTCCCTGCCCAGGTTTCAGAATGCCCTATTGCCATGGCTGCTGCCCCCCACACCCCAGGGCCATGTCAGAGCCCCCACCTTCCCTCCACTAGCATGCCGCTCCTGAAGATGCCTCCACCATTCTCGGGTTGCAGCCACCCCTGTAGTGGGCATTGCAGCGGGCACTGCAGCGGGCCCCTCCTCCCACCGCCCAGCTCTCAGCAGCTCACTAGCACTCACAG CAGGGACCCTGGGTGCAAGGGGCACAAGTTTACCCATAGTGGCCTGACCTGCCAGCTACCCCAGCCCTGCGAGGCAGACGAGGGGCTGGGCGAGGAAGAGGACAGCAGCTCAGAGCGTAGCTCCTGCACCTCATCCTCCACCCACCAGAGAGATGGGAAGTTCTGTGACTGCTGCTACTGTGAGTTCTTCGGCCACAATGCG ccacccgcTGCCCCGACGAGTCGGAATTATACCGAGATCCGAGAGAAGCTCCGCTCAAGGCTGACCAGGCGGAAAGAGGAGCTGCCCATGAAGGGGGGCGCCCTGGGCGGGATCCCTGGGGAGCCTGCCGTGGACCACCGAGATGTGGATGAGCTGCTGGAATTCATCAACAGCACGGAGCCCAAAGTCCCCAACAGCGCCAGGGCCGCCAAGCGGGCCCGGCACAAACTGAAAAAGAAG GAAAAGGAGAAGGCCCAGTTGGCAGCAGAAGCTCTAAAGCAGGCAAATCGTAGTGTTTCTGGAAGCCGGGAGCTGAGGCCTACCAGGGAGAGGCTCTTGGAGTGGCCCGATCAGGAGCTGGATCGGGTCAACAGCTTTCTGAGCAGCCGTCTACAGGAGATCAAGAACACTGTCAAGGACTCCATCTGCGCCAGCTTCAGTGTGTGTGAGCTCAGCATGAACAGCAATGGCTTCACTAAAGAGGGGGCTGCTGAGCCAGAGCCTCAGAGTCTAGCCCCCTCAAACCTCAATGGCTCCTCAGAGCAACGGCCTGACGTTAACCTTGACCTGTCCCCTTTGACTTTGGGCTCCCCTCAGAACCATATGTTACATGCTCCAGGCGAGCCAGCCCCACCATGGGCAGAAATGAGAAGTCTCCACCCACCATGGACAGAGGTGAGGGGCCCCCCTCCTGGTGTCATCCCTGAGAATGGGCTAGTGAGGAGACTCAACACCGTGCCCAACCTGTCCCGGGTGATCTGGGTCAAGACACCCAAGCCAGGTAACCCTAGCTCTGAGGAGCTAAGTGTAAAGGAGGTCCCTGGTTGCAAGCAGGAGCTGCCTGAGCCTGTGGCCTCAGGTGGCAAGCCACGGAAGGGCAAGAGACAGGGTAGTCAGGCCAAGAAGAGCAAGGTGAGCCCAGCTCCCCAGTCCCCAGCCTGCCTTGAGACTCCCAGTGCCAAGGGCCAGACCCCCAGCCCCAAGCAGCCAAGCAAGGCCCCAGAGCCTCCCAGAGTGGACAGCTGTGCCGAGGCTGGAGAAGGGAGCCAGGGGACCCGACCAGGACCAGGCTGGGCTAGCAGCCCCAAAGCTGACAAGGAGAAGGGCAGCTCCTGGCAAAACTGGCCAGGTGAAGCCAAGGCACAGCCTCTGGAgcaggagtctgtgcagccccCAGGCCCAGCAAGGCCACAGAGCTTGCCACAGGGCAAGGCCCGCAGCCGCCGGAGCCGCAACAAGCAGGAGAAGTCAGCCTCCTCCTTGG ACGATGTGTTCCTGCCCAAGGACATGGATGGGGTGGAGATGGATGAGACTGACCGGGAGGTGGAGTATTTCAAGAG GTTCTGTTTGGATTCTGCAAAGCAAACGCGTCAGAAAGTTGCCGTGAACTGGACCAACTTCAGCCTCAAGAAAACCACTCCCAGCACAGCTCAGTGA
- the FAM193B gene encoding protein FAM193B isoform X6 — protein sequence MPLLKMPPPFSGCSHPCSGHCSGHCSGPLLPPPSSQQLTSTHSRDPGCKGHKFTHSGLTCQLPQPCEADEGLGEEEDSSSERSSCTSSSTHQRDGKFCDCCYCEFFGHNAPPAAPTSRNYTEIREKLRSRLTRRKEELPMKGGALGGIPGEPAVDHRDVDELLEFINSTEPKVPNSARAAKRARHKLKKKEKEKAQLAAEALKQANRSVSGSRELRPTRERLLEWPDQELDRVNSFLSSRLQEIKNTVKDSICASFSVCELSMNSNGFTKEGAAEPEPQSLAPSNLNGSSEQRPDVNLDLSPLTLGSPQNHMLHAPGEPAPPWAEMRSLHPPWTEVRGPPPGVIPENGLVRRLNTVPNLSRVIWVKTPKPGNPSSEELSVKEVPGCKQELPEPVASGGKPRKGKRQGSQAKKSKVSPAPQSPACLETPSAKGQTPSPKQPSKAPEPPRVDSCAEAGEGSQGTRPGPGWASSPKADKEKGSSWQNWPGEAKAQPLEQESVQPPGPARPQSLPQGKARSRRSRNKQEKSASSLDDVFLPKDMDGVEMDETDREVEYFKRFCLDSAKQTRQKVAVNWTNFSLKKTTPSTAQ from the exons ATGCCGCTCCTGAAGATGCCTCCACCATTCTCGGGTTGCAGCCACCCCTGTAGTGGGCATTGCAGCGGGCACTGCAGCGGGCCCCTCCTCCCACCGCCCAGCTCTCAGCAGCTCACTAGCACTCACAG CAGGGACCCTGGGTGCAAGGGGCACAAGTTTACCCATAGTGGCCTGACCTGCCAGCTACCCCAGCCCTGCGAGGCAGACGAGGGGCTGGGCGAGGAAGAGGACAGCAGCTCAGAGCGTAGCTCCTGCACCTCATCCTCCACCCACCAGAGAGATGGGAAGTTCTGTGACTGCTGCTACTGTGAGTTCTTCGGCCACAATGCG ccacccgcTGCCCCGACGAGTCGGAATTATACCGAGATCCGAGAGAAGCTCCGCTCAAGGCTGACCAGGCGGAAAGAGGAGCTGCCCATGAAGGGGGGCGCCCTGGGCGGGATCCCTGGGGAGCCTGCCGTGGACCACCGAGATGTGGATGAGCTGCTGGAATTCATCAACAGCACGGAGCCCAAAGTCCCCAACAGCGCCAGGGCCGCCAAGCGGGCCCGGCACAAACTGAAAAAGAAG GAAAAGGAGAAGGCCCAGTTGGCAGCAGAAGCTCTAAAGCAGGCAAATCGTAGTGTTTCTGGAAGCCGGGAGCTGAGGCCTACCAGGGAGAGGCTCTTGGAGTGGCCCGATCAGGAGCTGGATCGGGTCAACAGCTTTCTGAGCAGCCGTCTACAGGAGATCAAGAACACTGTCAAGGACTCCATCTGCGCCAGCTTCAGTGTGTGTGAGCTCAGCATGAACAGCAATGGCTTCACTAAAGAGGGGGCTGCTGAGCCAGAGCCTCAGAGTCTAGCCCCCTCAAACCTCAATGGCTCCTCAGAGCAACGGCCTGACGTTAACCTTGACCTGTCCCCTTTGACTTTGGGCTCCCCTCAGAACCATATGTTACATGCTCCAGGCGAGCCAGCCCCACCATGGGCAGAAATGAGAAGTCTCCACCCACCATGGACAGAGGTGAGGGGCCCCCCTCCTGGTGTCATCCCTGAGAATGGGCTAGTGAGGAGACTCAACACCGTGCCCAACCTGTCCCGGGTGATCTGGGTCAAGACACCCAAGCCAGGTAACCCTAGCTCTGAGGAGCTAAGTGTAAAGGAGGTCCCTGGTTGCAAGCAGGAGCTGCCTGAGCCTGTGGCCTCAGGTGGCAAGCCACGGAAGGGCAAGAGACAGGGTAGTCAGGCCAAGAAGAGCAAGGTGAGCCCAGCTCCCCAGTCCCCAGCCTGCCTTGAGACTCCCAGTGCCAAGGGCCAGACCCCCAGCCCCAAGCAGCCAAGCAAGGCCCCAGAGCCTCCCAGAGTGGACAGCTGTGCCGAGGCTGGAGAAGGGAGCCAGGGGACCCGACCAGGACCAGGCTGGGCTAGCAGCCCCAAAGCTGACAAGGAGAAGGGCAGCTCCTGGCAAAACTGGCCAGGTGAAGCCAAGGCACAGCCTCTGGAgcaggagtctgtgcagccccCAGGCCCAGCAAGGCCACAGAGCTTGCCACAGGGCAAGGCCCGCAGCCGCCGGAGCCGCAACAAGCAGGAGAAGTCAGCCTCCTCCTTGG ACGATGTGTTCCTGCCCAAGGACATGGATGGGGTGGAGATGGATGAGACTGACCGGGAGGTGGAGTATTTCAAGAG GTTCTGTTTGGATTCTGCAAAGCAAACGCGTCAGAAAGTTGCCGTGAACTGGACCAACTTCAGCCTCAAGAAAACCACTCCCAGCACAGCTCAGTGA